AGCCCAAGACTTAACCCAGGAATCATTTTTAAAAGCGTTTCAGGCTAAGCAGTCATTTAACAGACAATCAAAGTTTTCGACCTGGCTTTATCGAATTGCTGTAAATACTACAATTGATTATCAGCGTAAAGCTCAGGTTCGCAGAGAAAACCCTGCTGAGGAAATTGAGGTCAATTCGAACGAGCAAGACCCTGACTGTAAGTGCCAAAAAAGAGCAATGAAAGAGGTCCTTTTTAAGGCTATTTCAAAACTACCTTTTCAACAGCGGGAAGTCTTTACTCTCCGGGAAATAAACGGTTGCTCCACTAAAGAGGTTGCAGAAATCCTCAATATATCCAATGAACTTGTAAAATGGCGCTTGCACAAAGCTCGTAATATACTCCGGAAGTCTTTATCCGAGGGTTATCTTTATAAGAATATCGGTTCGCTCAAATTAGGGCCAAAGGGAATTGAATAGAAATATTTAAAAAAAACCTATCGGAGTACTATCCAAAATACTCTTCGTTACGTCTTAATAGTGCAACTAAACTTAAACGAAGGGGGGTAGTAATATGTTTGATTCAGAGAAAAAACAGACAGCAATTGAGGCACTAGCAGCTATGTGTCACCAATGTGGAGATAAGCACAGTGATGAATGCCCACTGGCCAAAGCAATTGCCTCAGCGAAATTGATCCCAACGCAAGAATAAGAGTACACCCTCTGTTAAACCGTTACAGGTTGACTACATGGTTAGGACAGGCCATATTTACTATTTGTAAAATGAGTCTGTCCTAATCATGTAGATGGAGATTCGACGGAATAGGTTTCTAATAGTTACTGTCATAAATTATACAGGAGGTAATAACTTTGAAACATTCAATCAAATCCATAATCGGTCTTATCCTACGCCTCTATGTTGGCTATGATTTTTTAACTTCCGGATGGGAAAAGATTATTTCTGGTTTTAATGGCACTGCAGTTACAGGATTTCTAAAAGGTGGTCTTGCTCAGACACACGGGGCATTACTTGCAAGTAAAGGGGCAGCGGCTGCTGCTCATCCTAACGTCAGTGATGTTTGGGCTTGGTTCATAAGCAATGTTTTCATTCCTTCTTCACCACTGGTGGCCTGTTTTGTGAAGTTTGGAGAATTTTTTGTTGGTTTGGGTTTAATTCTCGGTTGTTTCTCCGCTCTTGCAGCGTTCTTTGGTATAATTATGAATTTCTCCTACTTGTTAAGCGGAACAGTTTCCGTAAATCCGCAACTCATAATTTTTCAGCTTATAATCTTGCTAATTGGGGCTGCCATTTACACGATCGGAGTTGACCAGTTCTTTATGGGAAAACTAGTTGCAAAATATCCCGTATTGCAAAAAGGATTTTTCAAAGTACTTTTCCCTGTTGATAATAACTCAGAAGTTTAAATGAACTATACCTAATCATAAAAGGTTTTCACCCGTTTACTTTGTATAAGGAGGGCTATGTTAAGCTTGGCATAACCCTTCTTGAGATTAAAAAATCGGCGGTTTTAAGGTCTGACTAATCTAGATTAGTCATCTCAAAACCGCCGATTTTTTAAATTGGAGGGGTTGTGAGTGCTTATGTTACAACCATACAGCCCAGTCGCCATAATCGAATGTTCCGCTGCCGTGATGCAGCTGCCCTTTGGCTTGGAGCTGTCGGAAAGCATCGTGCATCCGGATAAGGATTTCAGGTTGAATGTCCAAAGTATGGTGTGCCGGGAACACACGCTTCACCTGTAGTGCCGAAATCTTCTCCAAAGAAACTAGATACGCTTCCGGATCGGTGGATGGATAGTAGGCAAACAGCGTGTCTTTATAGACCAAGTCACCGGTAAAAAGATGGCTGCGATCTTTTTCCCAAAAGCACATATGCCCCGGTGAATGTCCGGGAGTATGCAGTACCTGAATGCATCGGCCTCCAATGTCAATTTTATCGCCGTCCTTCAGCACCCTTGCCGGTGTACCCTGAAAGAATTCATATTTGTTTACATCATATCCTTCCGGCAGCTCACAGCGGTCAACTACCATGCCTTTGATCTGTTCCATGGTCAGAGGAAATTCGCCGTTGAGCCAATTCAGTTCTTCTTCATGAGCGTAAAAATCCGGAAAATATTTGTGACCGCCAATATGATCCCAATGGATGTGGGTGGCAACTGCGATAACCGGCTTGTCCGTCAGCTTCCTTACCTCGTCATAAATATTACAAATACCGAGGCCGGTATCAATCAGAAGACTGCGCTCAGAACCATTCAGAAGATAGCAGTGCGTTTCCTCCCAATGTCGATATTCGCTGATGATATGTGTATCTGCGTCAATGCGGTCGATTGTAAACCAATCTTTCATACATTTATTCCCTTCAAATTCTTATTTATTGTTATCCTACCATCTACAGGTATGTTTTTCCACCATCCTTATGCGAGGATCGACTGGTCTATTCTCGGCTTATAGCAGAAAAACACACAGGGTAGCCACAATTGGCAGCTACCCTGTGCTGATTTGAACTAGGTAATAAAGTTTGTTTACACGCTTATTACTCTGGTCAGAACTTAGCAAAAGACAGAAGGCCAGCAACGATATCAACTCAGATATTTAATTCCTTAATAATATCAGACAATAGTATAACACCGTTTCTGATTACATCAGGTTCCAGATGCCCATATCCAATAAGCAGCTTGCTTTGATGCTTGCCTTTTTCTATGCAGTGGCTTTCTACAGGTGTAATATATATTCCGTTTTGTAGACAGCTGCTTTTAAACGCCTCATCAAAGCGCATTTTAGGAAAATCTATAGCAACATGCAACCCGGCGGAATCTCCATAAGCAATCCACTCGCTGCCAAAGGCTTCTTCTAGCGACTCAAACAACACCTGTCGGCGCTGGCTATAAATTTTACGCATCTTTTGGACATGCCTGTCAAGCTTGCGTGTCCTTAAAAATTTTGCCAAAGCAGCCTGCTCAAAGGGTGGGTTTTGTACATCCGTATGAGTACGCAGATCACACCAGCGCTCTTGAAGCTGATAGGGCAAAATTACATAACCTATCCTCAGTGCTGGAAAAACTGCTTTACTGAAGGTACCAACATAAATCACACGTTGCGGGTCCAAAGTGTAAAGAGGAGCAATGGGCTCGCCGCCATATCGGAATTCGCTGTCATAATCGTCTTCAATGATATAAAGATCGTTTTCTCTGGCAAAGCGAATCAGCACGGCACGGCGTGATGCGGGAAGAATTCCTCCCAAGGGAAACTGATGAGATGGCGTAACATATATTGCGCCTGTACTTCCGCACTTTGACAGGTAATCGGTTTGAATCCCCTCGGCATCAACTGGTATAGGAACAATGGGGCAGCCTTTGTTTATGAACGTGCCCAGCATACCGAGATGGCAGGGGTCCTCCATCAATATTTTCTGACCGTCCCCACACAGAATATCCGCAATAAGATGCAGCCCGTGCGTTGCGCCAGCAGTTATAAAGATATCGTCCGATGCAACTTTAAGACCTCGACTTCTGAACAACCAAGCTGCAATTTCCTCTCGAAGGTCAGGCAATCCCTGCGGTCCGGTATAACCAAAAGCCTCAGGAGGCAGTTCCTCGGAAGCCTTATGCAGCAACTGCTGCCAAAGGAACCTAGGAAATTGCCTTAAGTCGGGTCTGCCTGTCCGAAAGCTTACAGAAATTGACCGGACTGCCTTGCTTTTTTTATTAGGAGATAATGCCGGTTTAACCGGTTCAATGCATAAACCGTCCGAAACCCGTGTGGGGGATCCCTGACGGCTTATTACAAAGCCCTCTGCAATAAGCAAGTCATAAGCCTCGCAAACTGTATTGCGGGAAACATTCAGCTCCTTCGCTAATTCCCGCGTGGACGGCAGAGCTTCTCCCGCCTTCAGCTGCCCGGATATCATCAGTTCTTTTAAATACTGATAAATTTGACGCCATAACTGTAATTCACTTTTCCGGTTCAATTCAATTCCTAACATAATGCCTCCAACTGGCTCTGTAAAATCTGCTCTATACTGGCTCTTAAATAGAACCAGTGGTATGGGTAGAATTATACCATCATCTTAAAAGAATCCAATACATTTTCGGAGAGATATTAGAATGGATCGTTTGAACGGGAAATTATATTTGATTTGCGCTTTTTCGCTGGCGGGAACCAGCGTCATATCGGCCAGATTTGTTACAGGAAAGCTCGGGACATTTACAATCACGGCAGTAAGTCTGTTTTTTGCGCTCGTGTTTTTGGTTCCATTATGTGGTAAACAACTTGTCCAGTATATTCGATTAATGTCATTTCGTAATTTTCTTTTTTTGTCGCTTCAGGCCTTATGCGGTATTTTTCTGTTCCGTATGTTTTTACTAAGCGGCCTTTATTATACCAGCGCTGGAGAAGCGGGCATACTCACAGGCGCGACGCCTGCCATAACAGCGCTTCTCGCTATGATTGTATTAAGGGAGCCGGTCAGCGGCAGAAAACTTGCCGGGATACTCTGTACTGTAGGAGGCATTCTAATCATCCAAGGAGTATTAACGCCGGGAAACGGTTTATCCTTAGAACACATTGGCGGGAATATGCTCGTACTTTGTGCGGCGGCCTGTGAGTCCGCTTTCAATACGCTGTCACGTATTTCAGCCGTTAAGGCTGCGGCGGACTTGAAAGGACTTTCAAATCCTATTGCTCAGACCGCAATTGTATCGGCAATTGCTCTGATTCTATGCCTGATCCCCGCACCGTTTGAGCATCCATTGAAGGAACTGTCAGGGATCGGCCTTACGGAATGGACAGCTCTTCTTTGGTACGGTGTATTTGTAACGGCTCTGGCATTTATCTGCTGGTACTCTGGAATAAAGCGATGCGGCGCGTTCACAGCTGCGGCTTTTTCGGGCATGATGCCGTTTACTTCCATGCTACTATCAACCGTAGTGTTGGGCGAAAGTGCCGATTACCAGCAGTGGTTGGGCGGTTTTCTTGTAATCGTCGGCATGATCCTTATTGGGACTGAAGTATTGATGCCGCGTCTCCGATATTTAAGAATACAAAAAACAAAGGAAAGGAACAGGTAAAGGAATAATGGATTTTTTTGTTAATGAAGCAGGAGATACAGCAAAGTGCTCCATCGGAATTCTGGTCATGGAGAACATACAGAGTGTATCTTCCGAAGATAAGCTAATGCTTGTCAAGCAGGAGTTTGAAGACACGATAAGATCAAAATATGGTCAGGCAACACGCGGGGAACTGAAAGCACTTCACCCTATGGACGCTTATGTTTCATACTATAAGAAATTCGGATATACTTATCATGTTCTGCCTCAGCTCGAATCGGTTATAAAAGGAAAAACAATACCGTCTGGCTTACCGTTGGTTGAAGCAATGTTCATGGCGGAGCTTAAAAATATGCTTCTGACAGCCAGCCACGACCTCGATAAAATAAAGGCACCGCTGAGCTTAAAAATCTCAACTGGGAGCGAAAGCTTCACAACTCTGAACGGCCATAATGTGAAAACCATACCTTGTGACATTATGATTGCGGATCAAGAAGCTGTCATCTCAACTATCCTTCGGGGCCCGGACATGCGAACCGCCATAACGGAGCATACAACTCGTGTTATTTATACGGTATATGCGCCTTTCGGAGTAGAAGAACAATTAGTGTGCGAACATTTGAGAGATATTGAATCTTATGTTCGTATATTATCAGAAGAATCAGTCGCTTGTTTAAATCAGTTTATTAAATGAAGTTGATCCAACCCCAAATACTTATTATAAAGCGAACTGACATTAAATGATCACGATTTCGTGGTCATTTTTTAGCTCAAAAAAAAGTACTATATATTGACAGTTGGGATCTTTTGTCACTGATTCAGGTGGAGCATTGTCTCACGCTGCAATCGTTTCAAGAGAATATAGACTTCCTTCAGTTGTTGGGACGATTAATGCAACAAAAATATTGCATAATGGGCAGCGTGTTCGAGTGGACGGAACCGCTGGAAAGCTTCAAGTCCTAGATTTGAAGAAGATAAAGTAAAATAGGTTAATGGAGAATAAGACAATGAAATTTGTACGGTTACTTCAAGAATTAACAAGAAAAGACCTATCCTTAGCAGGAGGAAAAGGTGCTAATCTAGGTGAATTGGTTTTAGCCGGAATGAAAGTGCCCAAAGGTTTTGTTTTAACCGTTGAAGGGTACCGTCATTGTATAACTAAGGTTCGTTTGCCGAAAATTAATGTCCATGACTTACCAACATTAGAAGCTGTAACTTCTAAGATTCAGATGGAAATAGAAAATGCTTCCTTGCCGGAAGAAGTTATGCTGGAAGTATTTAAAACTTATAGAAAAATGGGCAGCCCGACAGTTGCTGTTCGTTCCTCGGCTACTACTGAAGATCTACCAAGTGCGAGTTTTGCAGGTCAACAGGAAACTTATCTTAATATCCAAGGAGAAAGTGCCGTTCTCGAAGCCATAAAAAAATGCTGGGCTTCACTTTGGTCACCAAGAGCGGTGCAGTATCGTTTATTACAAGGATTCGAAGATAGTGAAGCTGCTCTTGCCGTAGTGATTCAGGATATGGCCCCGCATGAGGTTTCGGGAGTGGTCTTTACGGTTAACCCCCTTACTTATAACTCAAGTCAGTTGATCATTAATGCAGTACGTGGTGTAGGAGAGGCTTTGGTTCAAGGAGAAATAATCCCTGATCAATGGATTGCCAGACGTCCCGATGGTGCGGTTCTTATATTCACTCCTCACTTATGGACTAATGATGTGTTTTCAAACCCGACAAATCGCACACTCCGGGCATGTTGAATTCCGGCAGCGTATCCGCCCAGGGCATGAAGCCTTCCAATTCTTTAAGGGCTCTTGATTAGTATTCACCTTTTCAGCCCACACAAAAAAAGCATTTAGAACAGAGATACTCTGTTCTAAATGCTTTATTTTACGTTCCTCATGCGGTAGCTCTTTCCATTGCTTTTCAAGATTAAAGAGCTTGTTACAATAAGCTCTTCCTTTGGTACCGGCAGAACCCGGAACTTCATAAAAATTAAAGACAGAAGGTTTTTTCGAGCCGCTATTTTATCTACCACTTACAAACGGTCTGGGATTTTATGCTTTTAATTGGAATATTTATGGGTTTTGGAAGGAATTAATGCTTAGATATAGAATTTTAGTTTAAAACGGCTTCAAATAAGAGAGCATCCCACTTTTACCTAAGATGTGAACTAGACGTCCAATATAATGCACAACTATGAGGAGGTAGAATGATGCCATTTGGCTACATGGGAAAAATACTATGGGTAGACCTGACTACAGGAACCTTACAGGAAGAGGAAATACAAGATAGCCTTTACAATAAGTTTTTAACAGGTTATGGTTTGGGAGCGAAAATAATATTTGATAAACTGCAGCCAGGGATAGATCCGTTGAGTCCTGAAAATATTTTAGGTATGATGAGCGGCCTCTTAACCGGCTCTGGTGCATTTTTCTCTGGGCGTTGGATGATTATGGGGAAAAGTCCGCTAACAAATACTTGGGGCGACGCCAACTGTGGAGGATATTTTGCTCCGGCAATAAAGTCCTCCGGATATGATGGTATATTTTTTGTGGGTAAAAGTGAAAAACCTGTTTATTTACTGATAGACGGTGATAGAAAAGCGCTCATAGATGCCACTTATTTATGGGGAATGGATTCTAATGATACGATTGATGATTTAACTAATAGATATGGCGCTCACTTTAAAACAGCTTGCATCGGACCGGGCGGTGAAAAAATGGCCAGGATTTCCGGTGTCGTAACTGATAAAGGAAGGTTGGCTGCAAGAAGTGGATTAGGGGCAGTAATGGGTTCGAAAAACTTAAAAGCAGTATGCCTTGGTGGTAACAAGAACGTCAATATTTTTGACGTGCAGACGATAACTAAATTGACAGATGATTTTGCCGAGCAGTTTTATACTTACAAACATCCTCTGAAAGACAAAATGTTAAATGAAGCGGCAAATATGCCGATATTATCAGGCGTTGTACGGATTCTAAGCGAAAATAATATGTTGCCTATTAGTGGAGAACCTGAAAAATACGCTATGAAAACATGGGGAACATCCGGCACAGTAGCTTACTCAGCCAACATTGGTGATTCCCCGGTTAAAAACTGGAAAGGTGTCGGTTATATCGATTTTCCTGGAAGGTTAACCCATGAAATTTCCAACGATTCGGTAACTAAATATGAAACTGACAAGTATGGCTGCTACAGCTGTCCACTTTGTTGCGGTGGAAAAGTAACTGTAAAAGAAGGTCCATATCCTATTTCAGAAACCCATAAGCCTGAGTATGAGACGATTTGCGGCTTTGGGACAATGCTGCTCTGCAATGATATGCCTAGTATTATCAAGATTAACGATCTCTTGAACCGTGCCGGTATTGACACAATCAGTTGTGCTGCTACTGTTGCATGGGCTTTTGAAGCATATGAAAATAGAGTAATCACCTCCGCTGATACGGATGGTTTGGAGTTAACCTGGGGTAATAACGAAGCGGCTATAAAATTGGTAGAAAAAATTGCAAAAGGGGAAGGCGTAGGAAGGTACTTCATGAACGGCGTCAAATTCGCATCCGAACATTTTGGAAAAGACTCAGAAGCATATGCTATGCATGTGGAAGGACAAGAATTGCCGATGCATGACCCACGTAATCCCGATGGCATGGGTCTAGGAGTTGGATATGAAGCGGAGCCCACACCAGGTAGACATACCAGTACGCTGGACTGCTGCGATTTGTATAGACCTGCTCAACCGAGCAATAAGTTAAAAGACAAGAACCTTCATCCGATGAAGAATAAGTGTACGGATGCAGATCCGGGTGTTAAATTGAGGGATGCCAGCTGCTTTATGGATCTTATCAACGGTTTGGGGCTTTGTGCCTTTGCTTTTGACACAGAAGTTACACCACCTATCGTTGAATGGACTAACGCAATGACAGGATGGAACTTAGACTTTGAGGAATACCTGAACATAGGGCGAAGAATAAAAACCCTTCGTCATTCATTTAATATTCGTGAAGGCATAAACCCTAAGGAGTTTAAGATGCCTGATAGGGCAAGGGGCATCCCTCCTTTAGAGAAAGGTCCCAACGCAAAGATTCAAAATGATTTTGAAAAAGGAAAGATAAACTATTTTAAGGCCATGGGATATGACATAAAAACTGCCAAACCGCTTGCTGAAACACTTGATATGCTGGATTTACCTGAGGTTAAGAAAGCCTTATACAAGTAATACACAGTTGCATAGACAAAACAGTCTGAACTTGTATTATTAGCTCTAAGACTGTTTGTCTATCATATTAAATAAAACTAGTTTTTGGAGGTGTGGTGCCATTCTGCAATTTCTTATAGTAATTGTCTTTATCGTTGATTTTATCGTCAACTTGTATGCCGACAAAAATAATATACAAAAACTTAAAGTGCTGACAAAACCCCTATTAGTACCATTAATTATTCTTTTCTATTTGACAAGTGCAGTGCAAATTAACTGGTTAATCGTATCTGCTTTATTTTTCGGGTTTCTTGGTGATTTTTCATTATTATGGGGATCGAAAAAAATATTCTTTGCAATTGGTTTGTTTGCATTCCTTGTTGGCCATTTATTCTATACCTGGGCTTTTTTACAGTCGATACAATACTTTGAAGTTGTTCCAATCTGGTTTTTTATATTCTTAGTCCCATATATTTTATATTGCTGTGCAATTCTGAGGATTCTTAGGCCAAACCTGAAGAACATGATAGTTCCGGTTGTTATTTATATGTGTGTCATACTGATGATGAGTTTCACTAGTTTATGCCGTATTTGGAACGGGTTTACGCTACCCTTTATATTGCCCTTTCTTGGTTCCTTATTTTTCATAGCTTCTGACTCTGTATTGGCATATAATAACTTTAATGTGCCGTTAAAAAATTATGAGACTCTTATCATGTACACTTATATTTTAGCTCAGGTTTTAATTATGGCTGGTTTTTTATATTAATACCTCGGCCACAACCTAGCATAGGTCAAGCGTTCTTGAAGAAAAGAAAGCCGTCAATGTCAGTGTGTTAGACGGAAAACATGGTTTAGGTGGGGGAGGTTCACACCGGATAGTAATTAATTATGATGGACTTCATTATACAGTCTCCTTTATTGGAATAGACATGAGGATTTGTGGAGGCAAAACAGATAGAATCTTCT
This Desulfosporosinus orientis DSM 765 DNA region includes the following protein-coding sequences:
- a CDS encoding PLP-dependent aminotransferase family protein, encoding MLGIELNRKSELQLWRQIYQYLKELMISGQLKAGEALPSTRELAKELNVSRNTVCEAYDLLIAEGFVISRQGSPTRVSDGLCIEPVKPALSPNKKSKAVRSISVSFRTGRPDLRQFPRFLWQQLLHKASEELPPEAFGYTGPQGLPDLREEIAAWLFRSRGLKVASDDIFITAGATHGLHLIADILCGDGQKILMEDPCHLGMLGTFINKGCPIVPIPVDAEGIQTDYLSKCGSTGAIYVTPSHQFPLGGILPASRRAVLIRFARENDLYIIEDDYDSEFRYGGEPIAPLYTLDPQRVIYVGTFSKAVFPALRIGYVILPYQLQERWCDLRTHTDVQNPPFEQAALAKFLRTRKLDRHVQKMRKIYSQRRQVLFESLEEAFGSEWIAYGDSAGLHVAIDFPKMRFDEAFKSSCLQNGIYITPVESHCIEKGKHQSKLLIGYGHLEPDVIRNGVILLSDIIKELNI
- a CDS encoding DMT family transporter, with the translated sequence MDRLNGKLYLICAFSLAGTSVISARFVTGKLGTFTITAVSLFFALVFLVPLCGKQLVQYIRLMSFRNFLFLSLQALCGIFLFRMFLLSGLYYTSAGEAGILTGATPAITALLAMIVLREPVSGRKLAGILCTVGGILIIQGVLTPGNGLSLEHIGGNMLVLCAAACESAFNTLSRISAVKAAADLKGLSNPIAQTAIVSAIALILCLIPAPFEHPLKELSGIGLTEWTALLWYGVFVTALAFICWYSGIKRCGAFTAAAFSGMMPFTSMLLSTVVLGESADYQQWLGGFLVIVGMILIGTEVLMPRLRYLRIQKTKERNR
- a CDS encoding aldehyde ferredoxin oxidoreductase family protein; this translates as MMPFGYMGKILWVDLTTGTLQEEEIQDSLYNKFLTGYGLGAKIIFDKLQPGIDPLSPENILGMMSGLLTGSGAFFSGRWMIMGKSPLTNTWGDANCGGYFAPAIKSSGYDGIFFVGKSEKPVYLLIDGDRKALIDATYLWGMDSNDTIDDLTNRYGAHFKTACIGPGGEKMARISGVVTDKGRLAARSGLGAVMGSKNLKAVCLGGNKNVNIFDVQTITKLTDDFAEQFYTYKHPLKDKMLNEAANMPILSGVVRILSENNMLPISGEPEKYAMKTWGTSGTVAYSANIGDSPVKNWKGVGYIDFPGRLTHEISNDSVTKYETDKYGCYSCPLCCGGKVTVKEGPYPISETHKPEYETICGFGTMLLCNDMPSIIKINDLLNRAGIDTISCAATVAWAFEAYENRVITSADTDGLELTWGNNEAAIKLVEKIAKGEGVGRYFMNGVKFASEHFGKDSEAYAMHVEGQELPMHDPRNPDGMGLGVGYEAEPTPGRHTSTLDCCDLYRPAQPSNKLKDKNLHPMKNKCTDADPGVKLRDASCFMDLINGLGLCAFAFDTEVTPPIVEWTNAMTGWNLDFEEYLNIGRRIKTLRHSFNIREGINPKEFKMPDRARGIPPLEKGPNAKIQNDFEKGKINYFKAMGYDIKTAKPLAETLDMLDLPEVKKALYK
- a CDS encoding phenylalanine--tRNA ligase beta subunit-related protein — protein: MDFFVNEAGDTAKCSIGILVMENIQSVSSEDKLMLVKQEFEDTIRSKYGQATRGELKALHPMDAYVSYYKKFGYTYHVLPQLESVIKGKTIPSGLPLVEAMFMAELKNMLLTASHDLDKIKAPLSLKISTGSESFTTLNGHNVKTIPCDIMIADQEAVISTILRGPDMRTAITEHTTRVIYTVYAPFGVEEQLVCEHLRDIESYVRILSEESVACLNQFIK
- a CDS encoding lysoplasmalogenase, with the translated sequence MLTKPLLVPLIILFYLTSAVQINWLIVSALFFGFLGDFSLLWGSKKIFFAIGLFAFLVGHLFYTWAFLQSIQYFEVVPIWFFIFLVPYILYCCAILRILRPNLKNMIVPVVIYMCVILMMSFTSLCRIWNGFTLPFILPFLGSLFFIASDSVLAYNNFNVPLKNYETLIMYTYILAQVLIMAGFLY
- a CDS encoding MBL fold metallo-hydrolase, producing MKDWFTIDRIDADTHIISEYRHWEETHCYLLNGSERSLLIDTGLGICNIYDEVRKLTDKPVIAVATHIHWDHIGGHKYFPDFYAHEEELNWLNGEFPLTMEQIKGMVVDRCELPEGYDVNKYEFFQGTPARVLKDGDKIDIGGRCIQVLHTPGHSPGHMCFWEKDRSHLFTGDLVYKDTLFAYYPSTDPEAYLVSLEKISALQVKRVFPAHHTLDIQPEILIRMHDAFRQLQAKGQLHHGSGTFDYGDWAVWL
- a CDS encoding DoxX family membrane protein — translated: MKHSIKSIIGLILRLYVGYDFLTSGWEKIISGFNGTAVTGFLKGGLAQTHGALLASKGAAAAAHPNVSDVWAWFISNVFIPSSPLVACFVKFGEFFVGLGLILGCFSALAAFFGIIMNFSYLLSGTVSVNPQLIIFQLIILLIGAAIYTIGVDQFFMGKLVAKYPVLQKGFFKVLFPVDNNSEV
- a CDS encoding PEP/pyruvate-binding domain-containing protein, which encodes MKFVRLLQELTRKDLSLAGGKGANLGELVLAGMKVPKGFVLTVEGYRHCITKVRLPKINVHDLPTLEAVTSKIQMEIENASLPEEVMLEVFKTYRKMGSPTVAVRSSATTEDLPSASFAGQQETYLNIQGESAVLEAIKKCWASLWSPRAVQYRLLQGFEDSEAALAVVIQDMAPHEVSGVVFTVNPLTYNSSQLIINAVRGVGEALVQGEIIPDQWIARRPDGAVLIFTPHLWTNDVFSNPTNRTLRAC
- a CDS encoding RNA polymerase sigma factor, with the translated sequence MHLRQNIYGPDSAENQYSFDQLISENEEKILNLIYGMTGDFHLAQDLTQESFLKAFQAKQSFNRQSKFSTWLYRIAVNTTIDYQRKAQVRRENPAEEIEVNSNEQDPDCKCQKRAMKEVLFKAISKLPFQQREVFTLREINGCSTKEVAEILNISNELVKWRLHKARNILRKSLSEGYLYKNIGSLKLGPKGIE